One Rosa chinensis cultivar Old Blush chromosome 5, RchiOBHm-V2, whole genome shotgun sequence genomic region harbors:
- the LOC121049234 gene encoding secreted RxLR effector protein 161-like, translating into MEQSKKGFLPVRHGIHLSKKMCPQTIEEVQKMSKIPYASAIGSLMYAMLCTRPDISYGVSITSRYQSNPGLEHWNVVKNILKYLRRTKDLFLVYGGGDLQSELQVEAYTDSDFQSDVNDRKSTSGFVFTLNGGAVNWRSCKQSVTADSTTEAEYIAASEAAKEAVWMKKFITELDVVPTIESPIPLYCENNGAIAQAKEPRSHQKSKHIERRFHIIREIVNRGDINILKVASADNISDPFTKPLSQVKLEQHLEKMGVRFMADWV; encoded by the coding sequence ATGGAACAATCTAAGAAGGGTTTTCTGCCTGTCAGACATGGCATTCACCTTTCTAAGAAAATGTGCCCACAAACGATTGAGGAAGTGCAAAAGATGAGCAAGATCCCATATGCATCTGCAATAGGGAGCCTCATGTATGCGATGCTATGCACAAGACCTGATATCAGTTATGGCGTAAGCATAACTAGTCGATATCAGTCCAATCCAGGTTTAGAACACTGGAATGTTGTTAAGAATATCCTTAAGTACTTGAGAAGGACTAAAGATTTATTCCTCGTTTATGGAGGTGGTGATTTGCAATCAGAGTTGCAAGTGGAAGCATACACAGACTCAGATTTTCAATCTGATGTGAATGACAGAAAATCCACATCAGGGTTTGTCTTCACCTTGAATGGAGGTGCAGTAAATTGGAGAAGCTGCAAACAAAGCGTTACTGCAGATTCCACTACTGAGGCAGAATACATTGCAGCATCAGAGGCTGCAAAGGAAGCAGTttggatgaaaaagttcatcactGAACTTGATGTTGTTCCTACCATTGAGTCACCGATTCCACTTTACTGTGAAAACAATGGGGCAATTGCTCAAGCCAAGGAACCAAGGTCTCATCAAAAATCCAAACACATCGAAAGACGTTTCCATATCATAAGGGAGATTGTTAATCGTGGAGACATTAACATTCTAAAAGTAGCATCTGCTGATAACATATCGGATCCATTCACTAAGCCTTTATCACAAGTAAAGCTAGAACAACATCTTGAGAAGATGGGTGTACGTTTCATGGCTGATTGGGTTTAG